From Neobacillus sp. PS2-9, the proteins below share one genomic window:
- a CDS encoding LLM class flavin-dependent oxidoreductase, producing the protein MAAKESAGIEIGIYTLADIGPDPLTGKTIGVKERVNEIVQAAKLADEAGLDVFGVGEHHRLDYASSSPAVLLAAIAQVTKQIRLTSTTSVLSTLDPVRLFEDFATLDLLSDGRAEILAGRGAFIESFPLFGYSTNDYDELFEEHMDLLLRLTQNETVTWSGKFRSSLRNAEIAPRPVQENLPIWIGVGGTPKSAVRAGRFGVGMALAILGGHPSRFKPLVDLYRQAGIDAGHSPEMLKIGVTGHAYIAKTTQQAKDEFYPYYSNYWEYVNRQRGMGTRMSRNDFEHMASPETALFVGSPQQIIEKILQQYELFGHHRFLAQLDIGGQPFKNVAKGIEMLATEIAPIVRRETSK; encoded by the coding sequence TTGGCTGCAAAAGAAAGTGCCGGTATTGAAATTGGTATTTATACACTTGCTGATATTGGTCCGGACCCCCTGACTGGAAAGACCATAGGGGTTAAGGAAAGAGTAAATGAAATTGTTCAAGCCGCAAAACTTGCTGATGAGGCAGGACTAGATGTATTTGGAGTAGGAGAACATCATCGACTGGATTATGCTTCTTCTTCTCCAGCGGTTCTATTGGCTGCTATTGCGCAAGTAACAAAACAAATTAGATTAACAAGTACAACAAGTGTTCTTAGTACACTTGACCCTGTTCGTCTCTTTGAAGATTTTGCTACATTGGATTTACTTTCGGATGGTCGGGCAGAAATACTGGCAGGAAGGGGAGCATTTATAGAATCATTTCCTCTTTTTGGTTATAGTACAAACGATTACGATGAATTGTTTGAAGAACATATGGACCTCCTATTACGACTGACCCAGAATGAGACCGTCACATGGTCGGGGAAGTTCCGTTCTTCCTTAAGGAATGCTGAAATTGCACCAAGACCGGTACAAGAAAATTTACCAATTTGGATTGGCGTTGGTGGGACCCCAAAAAGTGCTGTTCGTGCTGGGAGATTTGGGGTGGGGATGGCTTTAGCTATTTTGGGTGGTCATCCAAGCCGTTTTAAACCCCTTGTCGATCTTTATCGTCAAGCTGGAATAGATGCTGGACATTCACCAGAAATGTTGAAAATTGGTGTAACAGGTCATGCTTATATAGCTAAGACAACACAGCAAGCCAAGGACGAGTTTTATCCTTATTACTCCAATTACTGGGAATATGTAAACCGTCAACGTGGTATGGGGACAAGGATGTCAAGGAACGATTTCGAACATATGGCTAGTCCGGAAACTGCATTGTTCGTGGGGAGTCCACAGCAAATCATCGAGAAAATCCTTCAACAATACGAACTCTTTGGGCACCATCGATTTCTTGCACAGTTAGATATAGGTGGTCAACCTTTTAAAAATGTAGCAAAAGGTATTGAAATGTTAGCAACTGAAATTGCCCCAATCGTTCGAAGAGAAACAAGTAAATAA
- a CDS encoding VOC family protein gives MGFHSKPTTFVGNVKIKVEKLDRSIQFYKDILGFNILEQTTSTAKLTTDGKTSILSLEQPENVIPKQGRTTGLYHFAILLPTEIDLANIVIHLVNKGIRFGSSDHLVSEALYLHDPDGNEIEIYRDRAPFEWKWNNAEVAMAVDPLNFENLLKSSTPDRPWQGMPAETVMGHIHLHVSELPKTEEFYVKGLGMDVVNRFGSQALFLSYGKYHHHVGVNTWNGVGAKAPAKNSVGLQSFTLIFDNEEARKQAVTNLKQIGAEVVEENNHVITIDPSGNTIELAV, from the coding sequence ATGGGATTTCATTCAAAGCCCACTACATTCGTGGGAAATGTCAAAATTAAAGTAGAAAAACTAGACCGTTCAATTCAATTTTATAAGGATATACTTGGTTTCAATATTTTGGAGCAAACAACTTCAACAGCAAAACTAACTACTGATGGGAAAACAAGTATTTTATCACTGGAGCAACCTGAAAATGTTATCCCAAAACAGGGAAGAACAACTGGTTTATACCATTTTGCCATTCTATTACCAACTGAGATAGATTTAGCTAATATTGTTATTCATTTGGTGAACAAAGGAATTCGCTTTGGGTCTTCTGATCACCTTGTCAGTGAAGCATTGTACCTGCATGATCCAGATGGAAATGAGATTGAAATTTACCGTGATCGAGCTCCTTTTGAATGGAAATGGAATAACGCTGAAGTGGCAATGGCTGTTGATCCATTAAATTTTGAGAACTTGCTCAAGTCTTCCACACCGGATAGACCCTGGCAGGGAATGCCTGCTGAAACGGTAATGGGACACATTCATTTACACGTGTCAGAACTACCTAAGACAGAAGAATTTTATGTGAAGGGACTCGGTATGGATGTTGTTAATCGGTTTGGATCGCAGGCCTTATTCCTCTCTTACGGAAAATATCACCATCATGTAGGGGTTAATACTTGGAATGGCGTAGGGGCAAAAGCTCCCGCTAAAAATAGTGTGGGTCTCCAATCGTTTACGCTTATTTTTGATAATGAAGAGGCTCGTAAACAAGCAGTGACGAATTTGAAGCAGATCGGTGCGGAGGTAGTAGAAGAAAATAATCATGTTATCACCATTGATCCTTCTGGAAACACAATAGAGTTAGCCGTATAG
- a CDS encoding helix-turn-helix domain-containing protein: protein MKQPTICPKFEKAISLLSQRWTALVIYQLLSGPQRFNEIQSSIGISGKVLSDRLKDLEYQGVVKREVIPETPVIIEYSLTDKGHSMEPILRTIENWSQAWVKVELDSTESN, encoded by the coding sequence ATGAAACAACCTACAATTTGCCCAAAATTTGAAAAGGCAATTTCATTATTAAGTCAGAGATGGACAGCATTAGTTATCTATCAATTATTATCGGGACCACAAAGATTTAACGAAATTCAATCTTCTATTGGTATAAGTGGAAAGGTATTATCAGATCGTTTAAAGGATTTAGAGTACCAAGGGGTGGTAAAACGGGAGGTTATACCAGAAACACCAGTCATCATTGAATATTCTTTAACGGATAAAGGGCATTCCATGGAACCCATTTTAAGAACAATTGAAAACTGGTCTCAGGCTTGGGTTAAAGTGGAATTAGATTCAACTGAAAGTAATTAA